The following are encoded together in the Triticum dicoccoides isolate Atlit2015 ecotype Zavitan chromosome 6B, WEW_v2.0, whole genome shotgun sequence genome:
- the LOC119323443 gene encoding uncharacterized protein LOC119323443, which translates to MDLWERARSFAGEAAKRSQELSLEAAKRSSVLVSETAKKSKEIFSETAIKSREMAAEATKQADLLAGQIMHLASDIPVPSIPPIPAISPLPSAAESEPDAAELERYGITDDLREFVNGMTISTFRDFPLQDEPEMSDVPTVSNVRQDLNEWQARHATLVLSAVKEISKFRYELCPRYMKERKFWRIYFLLVNNYVTPYETKYFEELKVKAEEDKMVAQKEISQTSQATTSEQKDTKVPSKTSTSSNREQDLDVFLLGDLGSDDEGPDAGDDDGLDDDFDKIDGASGLESDGDEDKKAENAKELL; encoded by the exons ATGGATCTCTGGGAGAGGGCGCGGTCCTTCGCCGGCGAGGCGGCGAAGCGGTCGCAGGAGCTGTCGCTGGAGGCGGCCAAGCGGTCGTCGGTGCTGGTGTCGGAGACGGCGAAGAAGTCCAAGGAGATCTTCTCGGAGACCGCCATCAAGTCCCGCGAGATGGCCGCGGAGGCGACCAAGCAGGCCGACCTCCTCGCCGGCCAGATCATGCACCTCGCCTCGGACATCCCCGTCCCCTCCATCCCGCCCATCCCCGCGATCTCGCCCCTCCCCTCCGCGGCCGAGTCGGAGcccgacgccgccgagctcgagcGCTACGGCATCACCGACGACCTCCGCGAGTTCGTCAACGGCATGACCATAAGCACCTTCCGCGACTTCCCCTTGCAAG ATGAGCCGGAGATGTCTGATGTGCCGACGGTGTCGAATGTGCGTCAGGATCTGAACGAATGGCAGGCTAGGCACGCCACTCTCGTCCTCTCGGCCGTCAAG GAAATTTCAAAGTTCAGATATGAGCTGTGCCCAAGATACATGAAAGAGCGTAAATTCTGGCGAATTTATTTCTTGCTAGTAAACAACTATGTAACCCC TTACGAGACCAAATATTTTGAGGAGCTGAAAGTGAAAGCCGAGGAGGACAAAATGGTTGCCCAGAAGGAAATATCACAGACCTCACAAGCTACAACTTCAGAACAGAAAGACACGAAGGTGCCAAGCAAGACATCTACCTCATCAAATCGAGAGCAGGATCTGGATGTATTTCTTCTTGGAGATCTAGGCAGtgatgatgagggtcctg ATGCTGGCGACGATGATGGGCTAGACGATGACTTTGATAAGATAGATGGTGCCTCA GGCTTAGAGAGTGATGGTGACGAGGATAAGAAGGCAGAAAATGCGAAGGAGTTGCTCTGA